The Christiangramia flava JLT2011 region GCAGAAAGTAGATTTTTCCGTTTTGGAACTGGCAGTAGTAGGTGAAGGGATTTCCCTGCAAAAAGTTTTTCAGAATAGTCTGGAATTGGCAAATCTCGCCGAAAGTCTTGGGTATACCCGCTTCTGGTTGGCCGAACATCATAATATGAAAAGTATTGCCAGCTCGGCCACAGCTATATTGATTGATTATATCGCTAACGGAACCAAAAGTATTCGCGTGGGATCGGGTGGAATCATGTTGCCTAACCATTCGCCGCTTATCGTAGCTGAACAATTCGGGACGCTGGGCGCACTTTATCCGGGAAGAATTGACCTTGGCCTAGGAAGAGCTCCTGGGACCGATCAAATCACCGCGCAGGCGATTCGATCAGATCGCATGAATTCAGTTTATCAATTTCCGCACGAAATAGAGGAAATCCGGAGGTATTTTACCAATACCAGGGAAACCACGAAAGTCCGGGCAACGGTAGCTGAAGGTGTGGAAATGCCTTTTTACATTCTGGGTTCGAGTACCGATAGTGCACACCTTGCCGCTGCTAAAGGCCTGCCGTATGTGTTCGCCAGTCATTTTGCACCAAATCAGCTTTTTCAGGCTCTTGAGATCTACCGGTCAGAATTTCAGCCTTCGGAATATCTTTCGGAACCTTATACGATCGCGGGGATTAACGTCATTGTTGCTGATACGGATGCAGAGGCAGAAAGACTCTCTACCAGTTCTCTGCGCATGATTCTAGGAGTTCTTTCTCAAAATCCTGA contains the following coding sequences:
- a CDS encoding LLM class flavin-dependent oxidoreductase, which translates into the protein MQQKVDFSVLELAVVGEGISLQKVFQNSLELANLAESLGYTRFWLAEHHNMKSIASSATAILIDYIANGTKSIRVGSGGIMLPNHSPLIVAEQFGTLGALYPGRIDLGLGRAPGTDQITAQAIRSDRMNSVYQFPHEIEEIRRYFTNTRETTKVRATVAEGVEMPFYILGSSTDSAHLAAAKGLPYVFASHFAPNQLFQALEIYRSEFQPSEYLSEPYTIAGINVIVADTDAEAERLSTSSLRMILGVLSQNPDYLQEPEDFNEDYAYLKMQPAVQQMMKYAFFGSPASVRDKTEAFLKDTGVNELIVTSHIYHQEDRLKSYRLFAEIMKEINAVPAS